Proteins found in one Amycolatopsis aidingensis genomic segment:
- a CDS encoding aldo/keto reductase, whose amino-acid sequence MSLTLDSYRLLGRSGLRVSPLALGTATFGTEWGWGAEKDEARKLFDTYVERGGNFIDTANTYTDGSSERQLGEFTRDNRESLVLATKYTTLRRPGDPNSAGSHRKSMFASVETSLRRLHTDYLDLLYLHVWDFTTPVEEILRGMDDLVRQGKVLYVAISNAPAWEISRMQAIADLRGWSPLVGLQIEYNLINRAAERDLIPMARAMGLGVTPYSPLAGGLLTGKYSRADLTAAHTGSGESTRKSFNADVGMISERNLAIADAGKEVAAELGCTPAQVGLAWTLQNPGVTAPIIGARTTEQLEGNLRALEVDLTADQLARLDEASAIDLGYPHDLLVSDHMRNVTKGDLRIETRR is encoded by the coding sequence ATGTCGCTCACCCTGGACAGCTACCGGCTGCTGGGCCGCTCCGGGCTACGGGTATCACCGCTGGCGCTCGGCACGGCGACCTTCGGCACCGAGTGGGGCTGGGGCGCCGAGAAGGACGAAGCACGCAAGTTGTTCGACACCTACGTCGAGCGCGGCGGAAACTTCATCGACACCGCCAACACCTATACCGATGGCAGCTCCGAGCGTCAGCTGGGTGAGTTCACCAGGGACAATCGCGAGAGCCTCGTGCTGGCCACGAAGTACACGACGCTGCGCCGGCCCGGCGACCCGAACTCCGCGGGAAGTCACCGCAAGAGCATGTTCGCGTCGGTGGAAACCAGCCTGCGGCGGTTGCACACCGACTACCTCGATCTGCTCTATCTGCACGTGTGGGACTTCACCACGCCGGTCGAGGAGATTCTGCGCGGTATGGACGACCTGGTGCGGCAGGGCAAGGTCCTGTACGTGGCGATCTCCAACGCCCCGGCCTGGGAGATCTCGCGCATGCAGGCGATCGCCGACCTGCGCGGATGGTCGCCGCTGGTCGGGCTGCAGATCGAGTACAACCTCATCAACCGGGCCGCGGAACGTGATCTGATCCCCATGGCCCGAGCGATGGGCCTTGGCGTGACCCCGTACTCACCACTGGCGGGCGGCCTGCTCACCGGCAAGTACAGCCGCGCCGACCTGACCGCGGCGCATACCGGATCCGGGGAGAGCACCCGCAAGAGCTTCAACGCCGACGTTGGCATGATCAGCGAACGAAACCTCGCGATCGCCGATGCCGGGAAGGAGGTCGCCGCGGAGCTGGGCTGCACGCCCGCCCAGGTCGGACTGGCCTGGACCCTGCAGAACCCGGGCGTGACCGCACCGATCATCGGCGCCCGTACCACCGAGCAACTGGAGGGCAACCTGCGCGCGCTGGAGGTCGACCTCACCGCCGACCAGCTGGCCAGGCTCGACGAGGCCAGCGCGATCGACCTCGGCTACCCGCACGACCTGCTCGTCAGTGACCACATGCGCAACGTGACGAAAGGTGACCTGAGGATCGAAACCCGGCGCTGA
- a CDS encoding helix-turn-helix transcriptional regulator, giving the protein MTTSTVDRTQELAAFLRTRRERLDPRDLGLPDRRQTRRTPGLRREEVAELAGISIDYVVRLEQARALRPSAEVVEALARALHLAPDERAYLFDLARQRPRDADKLVTTATPPLARLVTDLSPLPAMLLNHRYDILAWNAEMARLLVDLDTLPPSQRNSMWLCLMHPKVREFYLDRERVVREGIAHLRAAWAAHPDDRALTDLIAQFTAGNEDFARLWAERDVKVSGRGRKEMRHPEAGVLAVQFETLRPLQDPDQLLVIYRAADAASQAALDRLRRS; this is encoded by the coding sequence ATGACGACCTCGACGGTGGATCGGACCCAGGAGCTGGCCGCGTTCCTGCGAACCCGGCGGGAACGCCTGGATCCGCGGGATCTCGGGCTACCGGATCGCAGGCAGACCCGGCGGACCCCGGGTCTGCGTCGCGAAGAGGTCGCCGAACTGGCCGGGATCAGCATCGACTACGTCGTGCGGTTGGAGCAGGCGCGTGCGCTGCGGCCTTCGGCTGAGGTGGTGGAGGCGCTGGCCCGGGCGCTGCACCTGGCTCCCGATGAGCGCGCCTACCTCTTCGACCTGGCCCGGCAGCGACCCCGCGATGCCGACAAGCTCGTCACCACCGCGACGCCGCCGCTGGCCAGGCTGGTCACCGACCTGTCACCGCTGCCGGCCATGCTGCTGAACCACCGCTACGACATCCTGGCCTGGAACGCCGAAATGGCGAGGCTACTGGTGGATCTGGACACCCTGCCGCCCTCGCAGCGCAATTCGATGTGGTTGTGCCTGATGCACCCGAAGGTCCGCGAGTTCTACCTCGATCGCGAACGCGTCGTAAGGGAAGGGATCGCCCACTTGCGCGCCGCCTGGGCCGCGCACCCGGATGACCGGGCGCTGACCGACCTCATCGCCCAGTTCACCGCGGGCAATGAGGACTTCGCGCGCTTGTGGGCCGAGCGGGACGTCAAGGTCAGCGGCCGCGGGCGCAAGGAAATGCGGCACCCCGAGGCCGGTGTGCTCGCCGTGCAGTTCGAAACGCTCCGGCCACTTCAGGACCCGGACCAGCTGCTGGTGATCTACCGTGCCGCGGACGCCGCGAGCCAGGCGGCCCTGGACCGGTTGCGCCGCTCCTAG
- a CDS encoding Ppx/GppA phosphatase family protein, producing the protein MARDTEVPDVGVGGQAGSLVGVLDVGAFSARLLAVRRGGTPLRPELDHKTRLRLDRALDSTGRLAAHGVAEVVDGVRTAQRMARERGVREVYPLATSSIRDARNAEAVLGTVHRATGVRLRPLPGKREAELGYLAARRWYGASAGPLMVVDIGGGTVELAAGDGERASCARSLRLGAREMTRAWFDTARPSPERIAELREYAIDRVRQVLGDLERPLPDYRTVGCSKVLRQLARLAGARPQRGTARDLHLEDLRIWVPRLAKLPPERRAELPGISRGRARQALAGAVVAEALLTVFGGPAAICPWSTTHGLLLTLLDRHESDPSGGRWAA; encoded by the coding sequence ATGGCACGGGACACGGAGGTACCGGACGTGGGGGTCGGTGGGCAGGCCGGATCGCTGGTAGGTGTGCTGGACGTCGGTGCGTTCAGTGCTCGCCTGCTGGCGGTGCGCCGTGGCGGTACCCCGCTGCGCCCCGAGCTCGACCACAAGACCCGGCTGCGGCTGGACCGCGCGCTGGATTCCACCGGGCGGCTCGCCGCGCACGGCGTCGCCGAGGTGGTGGACGGCGTTCGCACAGCTCAGCGGATGGCGCGGGAACGCGGGGTGCGCGAGGTATACCCGCTGGCCACCTCCTCGATCCGGGACGCCCGCAATGCCGAGGCCGTGCTCGGCACGGTGCACAGGGCGACCGGGGTCCGGCTCCGTCCGCTGCCCGGCAAACGGGAGGCCGAACTGGGTTACCTCGCGGCCCGCCGCTGGTACGGAGCCTCGGCGGGGCCGCTGATGGTGGTGGACATCGGTGGCGGCACGGTCGAGCTGGCCGCGGGGGATGGCGAGCGGGCGAGCTGCGCGAGATCGCTGCGGCTCGGTGCGCGGGAGATGACCAGGGCCTGGTTCGACACCGCCCGGCCGAGCCCGGAACGGATCGCGGAACTGCGCGAGTACGCCATCGACCGGGTACGTCAGGTGCTCGGCGACCTGGAGCGGCCGCTGCCGGACTATCGCACGGTCGGCTGCTCCAAGGTGCTGCGCCAGCTGGCCCGGCTGGCCGGTGCCCGCCCGCAGCGCGGAACCGCCCGCGACCTGCACCTGGAGGACCTGCGGATCTGGGTGCCCCGACTGGCGAAGCTGCCGCCCGAACGCCGGGCCGAGCTGCCAGGGATATCCCGGGGCCGGGCGCGGCAGGCGCTGGCCGGGGCCGTGGTCGCCGAGGCACTGCTCACGGTGTTCGGCGGGCCGGCGGCGATCTGCCCCTGGTCGACCACGCACGGTTTGCTGCTCACCCTGCTGGACCGGCACGAGTCCGACCCCTCCGGTGGCCGGTGGGCGGCATGA
- a CDS encoding sortase domain-containing protein, producing the protein MTSAGGKQRHDDLRRLTAVAVAVVVVLATVLTGINVLFDPTDGKVDTAAVSQREPTSGTQAVHGRSGDRPSALAPSAPAALTIPAIGVATSALIDLGLTHTGAIEIPGEAHTVGWLSSTPTPGERGAAVLVGNAEFGYQRGAFFRLHELGRGDTIIVNRRDGVAAVFTVYRVGSRPRHGDHEQLTRPSDGPEVRLTTCGGHFDDGATAHSEDVVVYARLTATR; encoded by the coding sequence ATGACATCGGCCGGTGGCAAGCAGCGTCACGACGATCTCCGCAGGCTCACCGCGGTCGCCGTGGCGGTCGTTGTCGTGCTCGCCACCGTGCTGACCGGGATCAACGTGCTGTTCGACCCCACGGACGGCAAGGTGGACACCGCCGCGGTGAGCCAGCGTGAGCCGACCTCCGGCACCCAGGCGGTGCATGGCCGCTCCGGTGACCGGCCGAGCGCGCTGGCACCCTCGGCTCCCGCCGCGCTGACCATTCCGGCCATCGGGGTGGCGACCAGCGCGCTGATCGACCTCGGGCTCACCCATACCGGAGCCATCGAGATCCCGGGCGAGGCCCACACCGTGGGCTGGCTCAGCTCCACGCCCACCCCCGGTGAGCGGGGTGCCGCGGTGCTCGTGGGCAACGCCGAGTTCGGCTACCAGCGCGGTGCCTTCTTCCGGCTGCACGAACTCGGTCGCGGCGACACCATCATCGTCAACCGCCGGGACGGCGTGGCCGCCGTCTTCACCGTGTACCGGGTGGGCTCCCGGCCCCGGCACGGCGACCACGAGCAGCTCACCCGCCCCAGCGACGGCCCCGAGGTACGGCTGACCACCTGCGGTGGCCACTTCGACGACGGCGCCACGGCGCATTCCGAGGACGTGGTCGTGTACGCCAGGCTGACCGCCACCCGCTGA
- a CDS encoding DUF885 domain-containing protein, protein MSEVDRLADEYIDLYFTANPLFASALGIRGEHDARLADHSADAEWRQRAALADLAVRAEAIPPDTLSAQDALTRQVVIQQARAAVDLIDARLPDVVVSDGLSAPALLPMTAFAMITLPTEDAARGHLKRLGAMSSYLDTITERQRAGAAEGNLPPGFLVEAGIAYVDRYLAGTGTDPLRIRPQVEVAGYAEEQERLLAEVVRPAYRRYREFLAGELAPRGLPADRPGLCWLPDGERRYAGLVRAHTTTERTAQDLHDTGLRLIERLADEYAELGKRVFGTGDLGEIFRRLRTDPELRWRDGEELLEAARAAIARTEAVAPLWFRSVPSQRCEVRAVPETEADGGTIAYYIEPAMDGSRPGVYYANTDRAHERSRHVSEAIAFHEAVPGHHFQLSTSIGLTELPLLRRIADVNAYIEGWGLYAERLADEMGLYSGDVARLGMLAQDSMRAGRLVVDTGMHALGWSRQQAVDYLLENVPLGRVEIEAEVNRYVAVPGQALSYMVGRLEIQRIRAEAEAALGPEFDIRDFHDVVLGNGHLPLSVLASVVTDWVGGRTAS, encoded by the coding sequence ATGAGCGAGGTCGACCGGCTGGCGGACGAGTACATCGACCTGTACTTCACGGCGAACCCGCTGTTCGCCTCGGCACTCGGGATACGCGGCGAGCACGACGCTCGCCTTGCGGACCACAGCGCCGACGCCGAGTGGCGGCAACGGGCAGCCCTTGCCGACCTCGCCGTGCGGGCGGAGGCGATCCCGCCGGACACGCTGTCCGCGCAGGATGCGCTGACCCGCCAGGTGGTGATCCAGCAGGCCAGGGCCGCGGTGGACCTGATCGACGCGCGGCTGCCGGATGTGGTCGTCAGCGACGGGCTGAGCGCACCAGCGCTGCTGCCGATGACCGCCTTTGCGATGATCACCCTCCCTACCGAGGATGCGGCGCGCGGCCACCTGAAGCGACTCGGCGCCATGTCGTCCTATCTGGACACCATCACCGAGCGGCAGCGGGCTGGCGCCGCCGAGGGCAACCTGCCGCCGGGGTTCCTGGTCGAGGCCGGTATCGCCTATGTCGACCGTTACCTCGCTGGCACCGGGACCGACCCGCTGCGGATCCGGCCGCAGGTCGAGGTCGCGGGCTATGCCGAGGAACAGGAACGGCTGCTGGCCGAGGTCGTGCGGCCCGCGTACCGGCGCTACCGCGAGTTCCTCGCCGGGGAGCTCGCCCCACGCGGCCTGCCTGCCGACCGGCCGGGCCTGTGCTGGCTGCCCGATGGCGAACGCCGGTACGCCGGCCTGGTCCGGGCACACACCACCACCGAACGCACGGCGCAGGACCTGCACGACACCGGCCTGAGGCTGATCGAGCGACTGGCGGACGAGTACGCCGAACTCGGCAAGCGGGTGTTCGGCACCGGTGACCTCGGCGAGATCTTCCGCAGGCTGCGTACCGATCCGGAGCTGCGCTGGCGGGACGGCGAGGAACTGCTCGAGGCCGCCCGCGCCGCGATCGCCCGCACCGAGGCGGTCGCCCCGCTGTGGTTCAGGTCGGTACCGTCGCAGCGCTGCGAGGTGCGTGCGGTGCCGGAGACCGAGGCCGACGGCGGCACCATCGCGTACTACATCGAGCCTGCCATGGACGGGTCCCGGCCCGGTGTCTACTACGCCAACACCGACCGCGCGCACGAGCGGTCCCGGCACGTCAGCGAGGCGATCGCCTTCCACGAGGCGGTGCCAGGGCATCACTTCCAGCTGTCCACCTCGATCGGACTGACCGAGCTGCCGCTGCTGCGCCGGATCGCCGATGTGAACGCCTACATCGAGGGCTGGGGCCTGTACGCCGAACGGCTCGCCGACGAGATGGGCCTGTACTCCGGAGACGTCGCCCGGCTCGGCATGCTGGCCCAGGACTCGATGCGAGCCGGCAGGCTGGTGGTGGACACGGGGATGCACGCACTCGGCTGGAGCAGGCAGCAGGCGGTGGACTACCTGCTGGAGAACGTGCCGCTGGGCCGGGTGGAGATCGAGGCCGAGGTGAATCGCTACGTGGCCGTGCCGGGGCAGGCGTTGTCGTACATGGTTGGCAGGCTGGAAATCCAGCGGATCCGGGCCGAGGCGGAGGCGGCGCTGGGCCCGGAGTTCGACATCCGGGACTTCCACGACGTGGTGCTGGGTAACGGGCACCTGCCGCTGTCCGTGCTCGCCTCGGTGGTCACCGATTGGGTCGGCGGACGCACCGCGAGCTGA
- a CDS encoding DUF885 domain-containing protein, producing the protein MTDVVSLADELVDTLFRAEPLWPAVLGLEQSRPGLGELSAEAEAALRADLAALRARAEAIEPEGLAAQDRITREVAIAMAGVGIDDIDSRFVEFAVSDLFVSPAADLLTRLPLLAINGADEERAQLDRLASIPGYLEQALERHRAGVAAGLVPVGHQVEAAVRRIDQYLAEPAADPLLRQQAPSAGFERRRAELLERTVRPAFRRYRDGVVAEIAAHGRPPERPGACWLPDGERIYATLARARTSVEVDPARLHETGLRLVAELAEEYAEIGGRVFGTSDLGEIFRRLRTDPALRWKDERELLDGAREAISRAERAAPDWFGRIPPDPWVVRPVPEADGPNAPLAYYFWPSADGSRPGTYFANTYQVTERFRHTCEATAFHEVIPGHHFQSCIALRLDDLPLLRRVSSFPAYNEGWGLYTERLAREMDLYSGDVALLGMLSIDSLRAGRLVVDTGLHAKGWSREQAVDFLVRNTPMGRVEIESEVDRYIAWPGQALSYMVGRLEIQRIRAEAERALGPEFDIREFHDVVLGGGSVPLPVLDGMVREWARSNEKGARA; encoded by the coding sequence ATGACTGACGTGGTCTCGCTCGCCGATGAGCTGGTCGACACCCTGTTCCGGGCCGAGCCGCTGTGGCCTGCGGTACTGGGGCTCGAGCAGTCCCGGCCGGGCCTTGGCGAGCTCAGCGCGGAGGCCGAGGCGGCGCTGCGCGCGGATCTCGCGGCGTTGCGTGCCCGCGCCGAGGCCATCGAGCCGGAGGGGCTGGCCGCGCAGGACCGGATCACCCGCGAGGTGGCGATCGCCATGGCAGGCGTCGGCATCGACGATATCGACAGCAGGTTCGTCGAGTTCGCGGTCAGCGACCTGTTCGTCTCCCCGGCCGCGGACCTGCTCACCAGGCTGCCGCTACTCGCGATCAACGGGGCCGACGAGGAACGCGCCCAGCTGGACCGGCTGGCGAGCATCCCTGGTTACCTGGAGCAGGCGCTGGAACGGCATCGCGCGGGCGTGGCGGCCGGTCTGGTCCCGGTCGGCCATCAGGTCGAGGCTGCGGTGCGGCGGATCGACCAGTACCTCGCCGAGCCCGCCGCCGACCCGCTGCTGCGTCAGCAGGCCCCGAGTGCCGGGTTCGAGCGGCGGCGCGCGGAACTCCTCGAGCGGACGGTGCGGCCGGCATTCCGGCGGTACCGGGACGGGGTGGTGGCCGAGATCGCCGCCCACGGCAGGCCGCCGGAGCGGCCGGGCGCCTGCTGGCTGCCGGACGGCGAGCGGATCTACGCCACCCTGGCCAGGGCACGGACCTCGGTGGAGGTGGATCCGGCGCGGCTGCACGAGACCGGGCTGCGGCTGGTCGCGGAGCTGGCCGAGGAGTACGCGGAGATCGGCGGCCGCGTGTTCGGCACCTCCGACCTCGGCGAAATCTTCCGCCGGCTGCGGACCGACCCGGCCCTGCGCTGGAAGGACGAGCGGGAGTTGCTGGACGGGGCGCGGGAGGCGATCAGCAGGGCGGAACGCGCAGCGCCGGACTGGTTCGGCCGGATCCCGCCCGACCCCTGGGTGGTCCGCCCGGTGCCGGAGGCCGACGGCCCGAACGCGCCGCTGGCCTACTATTTCTGGCCGTCCGCGGACGGCAGTCGCCCCGGTACGTACTTCGCGAACACCTACCAGGTGACCGAACGGTTCCGGCACACCTGTGAGGCCACCGCGTTCCACGAGGTGATTCCCGGGCACCACTTCCAGTCCTGCATCGCCCTGCGGCTGGACGACCTGCCGTTGCTGCGCAGGGTGAGCAGCTTCCCCGCGTACAACGAGGGCTGGGGCCTGTACACCGAGCGACTGGCCCGCGAGATGGACCTGTACTCCGGGGATGTGGCGCTGCTCGGGATGCTGTCCATCGACTCCCTGCGTGCCGGGCGGCTGGTGGTGGACACCGGGCTGCATGCCAAGGGCTGGAGCCGCGAGCAGGCGGTGGACTTCCTGGTGCGCAACACCCCGATGGGCCGGGTGGAAATCGAGTCCGAAGTGGACCGCTACATCGCGTGGCCGGGGCAGGCGCTGTCGTACATGGTTGGCAGGCTGGAGATCCAGCGGATCAGGGCGGAGGCGGAGCGGGCGCTGGGCCCGGAGTTCGACATCCGCGAGTTCCACGACGTCGTACTCGGCGGTGGTTCCGTTCCGCTGCCGGTGCTCGACGGGATGGTGCGGGAATGGGCACGAAGCAACGAAAAAGGGGCGCGAGCATGA
- a CDS encoding AsnC family protein, with protein sequence MAVTDPVDARLLAALAEVGKAAVHELAARVGMDPKEVAYRLVGLSATGLPLLVGVESDPQGLRAALAASGGRPPAPPHPGTPPYQGPPPTQGAPSGAYPVHGTPSGQHPVPGAPHQAYGTPSGRYPVHGTPSGQFQPPPPPQQQPAPPMRQPQPAPPAPAAPGDPLMSTWGPPQSASWARGDQQAPAAASPQPSAAGPRSGRTGDTLETQGLEGERLAVQLLEVQDPADYLFGAAGYRLEEGERSIVVHTEMSNRGQVPFAALPDNYLELLTEDGKAVGKAPVSLSSRQPYKIGVQPGETAGGHTVYVLPEATRVVAVRWSPRPEPDERTLTWSLED encoded by the coding sequence GTGGCCGTAACCGATCCCGTCGACGCCCGACTGCTCGCCGCCCTGGCCGAGGTCGGCAAGGCCGCCGTGCACGAACTGGCCGCCAGGGTCGGGATGGACCCGAAGGAGGTCGCCTACCGGCTGGTCGGTTTGTCCGCGACCGGGTTGCCCCTGCTCGTCGGGGTGGAGAGCGACCCGCAGGGGCTGCGCGCCGCGCTCGCCGCCTCCGGCGGCAGGCCCCCCGCGCCACCACATCCGGGCACCCCGCCGTACCAGGGACCACCGCCCACCCAGGGTGCGCCCTCCGGGGCCTACCCGGTGCACGGCACGCCCAGCGGCCAGCATCCGGTACCCGGCGCGCCGCACCAGGCGTATGGCACGCCATCCGGGCGGTATCCGGTACACGGGACCCCGTCCGGGCAGTTCCAGCCGCCACCGCCGCCCCAGCAACAGCCCGCACCACCCATGCGGCAGCCGCAACCCGCTCCCCCGGCCCCTGCCGCCCCCGGCGATCCGTTGATGAGCACCTGGGGGCCGCCGCAGAGTGCTTCCTGGGCCAGGGGCGACCAGCAGGCCCCTGCCGCCGCCTCACCCCAGCCCTCGGCCGCGGGGCCGCGCAGCGGGCGCACCGGGGACACCCTGGAGACGCAGGGGCTGGAGGGCGAACGGCTGGCCGTACAGCTGCTGGAGGTGCAGGACCCTGCCGACTACCTGTTCGGCGCCGCGGGCTACCGGCTCGAGGAGGGTGAGCGCTCGATCGTGGTGCACACCGAGATGTCCAACCGCGGGCAGGTGCCGTTCGCCGCGCTGCCGGACAACTACCTGGAACTGCTCACCGAGGACGGCAAGGCCGTGGGCAAGGCGCCGGTGTCGCTGTCCTCCCGCCAGCCGTACAAGATCGGCGTGCAGCCGGGGGAAACGGCGGGTGGGCACACCGTGTACGTGCTGCCCGAGGCGACCAGGGTGGTCGCCGTACGGTGGAGCCCGCGTCCGGAACCCGACGAGCGCACCCTCACCTGGTCCCTCGAGGACTGA
- a CDS encoding class I SAM-dependent DNA methyltransferase: protein MPDQLFTDPGLAALYDLFNPWRATGDLGFYLPKVLAAEAVLDVGCGTGMLLHAARQAGHTGRLCGLDPAAGMLEQARRRTDIEWIHGDLGSVAFDREFDLVVMSGHAFQVFVTDEELRHALAAIRSALTGHGRFAFETRNPAARPWERWTAEHVREVTDASGAAVRMWHEVDVPVSGEIVRFTTTFTSTAWDAPRTSRSTLRFLDAAGLSAFLTGAGLVTEEQFGDWAGNPLTDSSPEIITIARRA, encoded by the coding sequence ATGCCCGATCAGCTGTTCACCGACCCCGGCCTTGCCGCCCTGTACGACCTGTTCAATCCCTGGCGGGCGACCGGGGACCTGGGGTTCTACCTGCCGAAGGTGCTGGCAGCCGAGGCGGTGCTGGACGTCGGCTGCGGGACCGGGATGCTGCTGCACGCCGCCAGGCAGGCCGGGCACACCGGGCGGCTGTGCGGGCTGGACCCCGCGGCCGGGATGCTGGAGCAGGCGCGCAGGCGGACCGATATCGAATGGATCCATGGCGACCTGGGCTCGGTCGCGTTCGACCGGGAGTTCGACCTGGTGGTGATGAGCGGACACGCCTTCCAGGTGTTCGTCACCGACGAGGAGTTGCGCCACGCGCTGGCCGCCATCCGCTCGGCACTGACCGGGCACGGCCGGTTCGCCTTCGAGACCCGTAACCCCGCGGCCAGACCCTGGGAGCGCTGGACGGCGGAGCACGTCAGGGAGGTCACCGACGCCTCCGGGGCGGCGGTACGGATGTGGCACGAGGTGGACGTCCCGGTCAGCGGGGAGATCGTCCGGTTCACGACCACGTTCACCAGCACGGCATGGGACGCTCCGCGAACCAGCCGGAGCACCCTGCGTTTCCTGGACGCCGCCGGGTTGTCGGCCTTCCTCACCGGGGCCGGACTGGTGACCGAGGAGCAGTTCGGGGACTGGGCCGGCAATCCGCTCACCGACTCCAGCCCGGAGATCATCACCATCGCACGCCGCGCATAA
- a CDS encoding HNH endonuclease signature motif containing protein: MTRTFGIDTSRTSEEELLTALGDLEQQRRALYARELAVLAELDGRGTASQKGYRDLPTLTREILRVNPYDARQRVAHARAVVRRHGPGGIPLEPDLPEVGAAAAEGAIGPEHIETIRATITRFPQPVSLPDREHAEALLTKAAREYEPHTVTTLGREILARLDQDGNPPSEEELARPERHLDWRQTRGGRLRGTFDLDAETAAVLTGLIEPRAKPASTKDEPDRRSKYQRQGDAFADVLRVAAGCPEEGPTEAGEPFTVMVTITLDDLKHGTGYGLLHGQESYSAAQIRRMACDAYVVPAVLGGKGEILDIGQRTRAVPLAIRRALILRDRGCTFPGCRKKPKQCDAHHVVFVRHEARVCPIGGERPPALDRHSGSVKLRAA; encoded by the coding sequence GTGACCAGGACCTTCGGCATCGACACCTCCCGCACGAGCGAGGAGGAACTCCTGACCGCGCTGGGCGACCTCGAACAGCAGCGGCGAGCTCTGTATGCCCGGGAGCTGGCGGTCCTGGCCGAACTCGACGGCCGCGGCACCGCCAGCCAGAAGGGCTACCGCGACCTGCCGACCTTGACCCGGGAGATCCTGCGGGTCAACCCGTATGACGCCCGCCAGCGCGTCGCCCACGCCCGGGCGGTGGTGCGGCGGCACGGCCCGGGCGGCATACCTTTGGAACCCGACCTGCCCGAAGTCGGCGCCGCCGCGGCCGAAGGCGCGATCGGGCCGGAACACATCGAGACCATCCGCGCCACCATCACCCGCTTCCCCCAGCCGGTCAGCCTGCCCGACCGCGAGCATGCCGAAGCGCTGCTGACCAAGGCGGCGCGGGAGTACGAACCCCACACCGTCACCACCCTGGGCCGGGAGATCCTGGCCCGCCTGGATCAAGACGGGAATCCACCGAGCGAGGAGGAACTGGCCCGGCCGGAACGGCACCTGGACTGGCGACAAACCCGGGGTGGGCGATTGCGGGGCACCTTTGATCTGGATGCGGAGACCGCCGCAGTGTTGACCGGGCTGATCGAACCGAGAGCGAAACCCGCCAGCACCAAAGACGAACCGGACCGGCGCAGCAAGTACCAGCGCCAGGGGGACGCCTTCGCCGACGTGCTGCGGGTCGCGGCCGGGTGCCCGGAGGAGGGGCCCACCGAGGCGGGCGAACCCTTCACCGTCATGGTGACCATCACCCTCGACGACCTCAAGCACGGCACCGGATACGGGCTACTGCACGGGCAGGAGTCCTACTCCGCCGCCCAAATCCGCCGCATGGCCTGCGACGCGTATGTCGTGCCCGCGGTCCTGGGCGGCAAGGGCGAGATCCTCGACATCGGACAGCGCACGCGTGCGGTGCCGCTGGCTATTCGCAGGGCGCTGATCCTGCGGGACCGGGGATGCACCTTCCCCGGCTGCCGGAAAAAGCCCAAGCAATGTGACGCGCATCATGTGGTGTTCGTGCGCCATGAGGCGCGTGTTTGTCCGATCGGAGGTGAGAGACCTCCGGCGCTGGACCGTCACAGTGGTTCGGTGAAGCTGAGGGCAGCCTGA